The proteins below are encoded in one region of Apteryx mantelli isolate bAptMan1 chromosome 25, bAptMan1.hap1, whole genome shotgun sequence:
- the TREM1 gene encoding triggering receptor expressed on myeloid cells 1 — MELRVLLLLPLCCPGLQAQIPGAEESKREGSTLFVQCRYTTQAGFPSQKTWCRLSNGFCKALVETTYSNYKYINQVTAGRVTIEDDIKHGTISITIRNLQVQDSGLYACASSHNTDTYIPLKKISLNVFKELHRRELDSLSVQCPYNAQMDSTTKAWCRREGHTSCNIVVSTNYPSTRRYSKAQQNRTSIWDNTWDKTVTITMQKLQEQDSGVYRCLLYTHARRTQIMEVRLTVSKRTQQYTARESDMLSVQCPYSSLDYGAVMKAWCKAGAGEECVVLARTDWQPAQPGTTMIQDDSQRGTVTVTMEKLRAQDSGVYWCALYEHPHLFRIVEVTLNISRVSTETTLSVTASISQTTPSANNASFTTTAPPKSSSVNIFILLSVVLGILLILALISMITLYIKKCRQPRRGNRQAEDIYDKPEDTAQFQSTERMGSPRNDSKDLKYVTLDFTTQLSPEEPLYANVGPSQAPKKPKAETVEYANIALKQLPTNDKG; from the exons ATGGAGCTGAGAGTCCTCCTGCTTCTGCCGCTCTGCTGCCCAG GCCTCCAAGCCCAAATACCTGGTGCTGAGGAGAGCAAACGGGAAGGAAGCACTCTCTTCGTCCAGTGTCGTTACACAACGCAGGCTGGCTTCCCTTCACAGAAAACCTGGTGCCGACTGAGTAATGGATTCTGTAAAGCCTTAGTGGAGACAACTTACTCAAACTATAAGTACATAAACCAGGTCACAGCGGGCAGAGTTACAATAGAGGATGACATCAAACATGGGACCATTTCCATCACCATAAGAAACCTCCAGGTACAGGACTCAGGCCTATACGCCTGTGCTTCCAGTCATAACACTGACACATATATTCCACTAAAGAAAATCTCACTGAATGTTTTCAAGG AGTTACACAGGCGGGAGCTGGACTCACTCTCTGTGCAGTGCCCATACAACGCCCAGATGGACAGCACGACAAAAGCCTGGTGCCGAAGGGAAGGTCACACTTCGTGCAACATCGTGGTCAGCACAAATTACCCTTCAACACGGCGTTACAGCAAAGCCCAGCAAAACAGAACCTCAATCTGGGACAACACCTGGGACAAGACTGTCACCATCACCATGCAGAAGCTGCAGGAACAGGACTCTGGCGTGTACCGGTGTCTGCTCTACACACATGCACGTCGCACCCAAATAATGGAAGTCAGGCTCACCGTGTCCAAGA GGACTCAACAATACACAGCCAGGGAGTCAGACATGCTCTCTGTCCAGTGTCCATACAGCTCCCTAGACTACGGCGCAGTGATGAAAGCCTGGTGCAAAGCGGGAGCTGGGGAAGAATGTGTTGTCCTGGCCCGTACAGACTGGCAGCCGGCTCAGCCAGGCACAACCATGATCCAGGATGACAGCCAGAGGGGGACTGTCACCGTCACCATGGAGAAGCTGCGGGCACAGGACTCTGGCGTGTACTGGTGTGCACTTTATGAACACCCTCATCTTTTCCGAATAGTGGAGGTTACACTCAATATTTCCAGGG TTTCAACTGAAACAACTTTGTCGGTTACTGCAAGCATAAGTCAaacaactccttctgccaacaaTGCCAGCTTCACAACCACTGCACCGCCCAAAAG CTCCAGTGTAAATATCTTCATCCTCCTCTCTGTGGTCCTGGGCATCCTGCTCATCCTGGCACTTATCAGCATGATAACACTGTACATCAAGAAGTGCAGGCAACCGAGACGAG GTAACAGACAAGCAGAAGACATTTATGACAAACCAGAAGACACAGCACAG tttcagAGCACTGAAAGAATGGGAAGTCCCAGGAATGACAGCAAAGACCTAAAATATGTTACCCTGGACTTTACAACCCAGCTCAGCCCCGAGGAACCTCTCTACGCTAATGTTGGACCAAGTCAGGCTCCCAAGAAACCCAAAGCTGAAACTGTGGAATATGCTAACATTGCACTTAAGCAATTACCAACGAATGACAAAGGATGA